The following are encoded together in the Coregonus clupeaformis isolate EN_2021a chromosome 24, ASM2061545v1, whole genome shotgun sequence genome:
- the LOC121537717 gene encoding sortilin has translation MGVLTYCVLLFLFQHLTSAYDFKEGQYNNGQYEFVKDPSLNIEKRSADLELEQFDSESSDHIRSRRSADEGDCKSLQGFDTKLTNNTHTYSFNDLSGSVSLAWVGDATGVILALTTFQVPFFMLRFGQSKLYRSENYGKSFQDVTKLINNTFIRTEFGIAIGPENSGKVILTGDVSGSLGSRIFLSRDFGKSFEQQDLPFNPLMQIMYNPRDANVLLVISNTNELWLSEDFGENWRKIHDMVCLVKWGMNRNIFFTSNLNGSCNDRGMLDLRRTTDYGKTIKTVATKIFSFGLGGKFLFASVMTGTGTLRIIHVSTNQGEEWNMAQLPPVGHEEFYSILAANEDMVFMHVDEPGDTGFGTIYVSDDRGTVYSKSLERHLYTTTGGDTDFTNVTSLRGVFITSVLAEDGSVQSVVSFDQGGEWVPLQKPDNTKCDSTAKDPDKCSLHIHAAYSTAMKLNVPMLPLSEPNAVGLIIAHGSVGDAIAVMKPDVFVSDDGGYTWLQALKGPHHYAILDSGGLLVAVEHSAQPIKDIKFSTDEGQCWHLHQFTSDPIHFTGLASEPGARSMNVSVWGYRDSLLSQYWVSVTIDFRELLTRDCEDQDYVQWLAHSDDISDPNDGCMMGYKEKFLRLRKASVCWNGRDYEVNKQPSPCPCTLDDFLCDFGYYRKENSSACVEQPDLKGHILEFCLQGKKELLQTTGYRKIPGDKCEGGTQPERKEIDLSKRCVSDLLGRQELLTDGHLSSSAPIVVTVLIILILSIVAGVLFVKKYVCGGRFLVHSYSVLQQHAEALGDGVDEPLDSNHTQAGNKTDFHDDSDQDLLE, from the exons AAAAGTCTCCAGGGATTCGACACCAAATTGACTAACAACACCCACACC TACTCCTTCAATGACCTGAGTGGGTCCGTGTCACTGGCCTGGGTCGGAGACGCCACTGGG GTCATCCTGGCTTTGACAACATTCCAAGTTCCATTCTTCATGTTGAGATTCGGCCAGTCCAAACTCTACCGAAG TGAGAACTATGGGAAGTCGTTCCAGGACGTCACAAAACTCATCAACAACACTTTCATCAGGACAGAGTTCGGCATCGCCATCGGACCAGAGAACTCTGggaag GTGATCCTGACAGGTGATGTGTCTGGCAGCCTGGGCTCTCGTATCTTTCTCTCCAGAGACTTTGGGAAGAGCTTTGAGCAGCAGGACCTTCCCTTCAACCCCCTGATGCAGATCATGTACAACCCCAGAGACGCCAACGTTCTCCTGGTTATCAGCAACACT AACGAGCTCTGGCTGTCAGAGGACTTTGGAGAGAACTGGAGGAAGATCCATGACATGGTGTGTCTGGTCAAATG GGGGATGAACAGGAACATATTCTTCACCTCCAACCTCAATGGATCCTGCA ATGACAGGGGGATGCTGGATTTGAGGAGGACAACGGATTATGGGAAGACCATAAAGACCGTTGCCACTAAGATCTTCTCTTTCGGCCTGGGGGGAAAGTTTCTGTTCGCCTCTGTTATGACTGGAACT ggcACTCTGAGGATTATCCATGTGTCGACTAACCAGGGGGAGGAGTGGAACATGGCTCAGCTGCCTCCGGTTGGCCACGAGGAGTTCTATTCCATCCTGGCAGCCAATGAGGACATGGTGTTCATGCACGTGGACGAACCAGGAG ACACAGGCTTTGGCACCATCTACGTTTCAGATGACAGGGGGACAGTGTATTCTAAGTCTCTGGAGCGTCACCTCTACACCACCACAGGGGGCGACACTGACTTCACCAACGTTACCTCTCTACGAGGAGTCTTCATCACTAGTGTACTGGCAGAGG ACGGCTCGGTGCAGTCCGTGGTGTCCTTCGACCAGGGAGGGGAATGGGTGCCCCTGCAGAAGCCTGACAACACCAAGTGTGACTCCACAGCTAAAGACCCTGACAAGTGCAGTCTCCACATCCACGCAGCTTACAGCACGGCTATGAAGCTGAACGTCCCCATGCTGCCTCTCAGTGAACCAAACGCTGTAGGACTCATCATAGCTCACG GGAGTGTGGGCGATGCCATCGCTGTGATGAAGCCTGATGTATTCGTGTCCGATGACGGGGGCTACACCTGGCTCCAGGCCCTGAAGGGACCTCACCACTATGCCATCCTGGACTCTGGTGGACTACTGGTGGCTGTGGAGCACTCTGCTCAGCCCATCAAAGACATCAA GTTTTCCACAGACGAGGGCCAGTGCTGGCACCTTCACCAGTTCACTAGCGATCCCATCCACTTCACAGGGCTAGCGTCGGAGCCGGGGGCGAGGTCTATGAACGTCAGTGTCTGGGGCTACAGAGACTCTCTGCTCAGTCAGTACTGGGTATCAGTCACCATCGACTTCAGAGAGCTGCTCACTAGAGACT GTGAGGACCAGGACTACGTGCAGTGGCTGGCGCACTCTGATGACATCAGCGACCCTAACGACGGCTGTATGATGGGTTATAAGGAGAAGTTCCTGCGTCTGAGGAAGGCCTCCGTCTGCTGGAACGGACGGGACTATGAGGTCAACAAGCAACCCAGCCCCTGCCCCTGCACTCTGGATGACTTCCTCTG TGACTTTGGGTACTACCGTAAAGAGAACAGCTCTGCGTGTGTGGAGCAGCCGGACCTGAAGGGCCACATTCTGGAGTTCTGTCTGCAGGGCAAGAAGGAGCTGCTGCAGACCACAGG CTATAGGAAGATCCCTGGGGATAAGTGTGAGGGAGGAACACAGCCGGAGAGGAAAGAGATCGACCTCAGTAAGAGGTGTGTCAGTGACCTGCTGGGACGTCAGGAACTACTG ACGGATGGCCATCTGTCCAGCTCTGCACCCATCGTAGTGACGGTTCTAATCATTTTGATACTCAGTATCGTAGCTGGGGTCCTCTTCGTCAAGAAGTACGTCTGCGGTGGAAG GTTCCTGGTGCACAGCTACTCTGTCCTACAGCAGCATGCTGAGGCCCTGGGAGACGGAGTAGACGAGCCACTAGACAGCAACCACACTCAGGCTGGCAACAAGACCGACTTCCACGACGATTCAGACCAG GATCTTCTGGAGTAA